In one window of Chryseobacterium sp. JV274 DNA:
- a CDS encoding SusE domain-containing protein produces the protein MKNLFKILALVFTGLLVFSCEKDEDQAVINETSASKISADKSAIVLNELNANDAVISFTWTKPTFSIAVVPNQKVEFGIKGDGFKKSAVIDFSNDMTSGSVTHAAMNAAMFSIGAVPDAVNDIEARLKTSVGSAIFYSNVIALKVTPYTPNPDLVYPKINVPGSYAGAAGYANWTPGNSPNLFSPGKNDEYRGFIWINTVSGDDDGKYKFSINEDWPGNKGDDGTNTGKLKLDGPNIKAPAVGTYYIKVNWAANTYSSVLANFGVIGDATPTGWNSDTDFVYNPATKTFVINSIALSNTGVFKFRANDDWAMKFQPNKDDEALTSGKGVQTYFNAEGTVEKDGGYKVSQAGNYKIELDLHNSAYYKLTITKL, from the coding sequence ATGAAAAATCTATTCAAAATATTAGCTCTGGTTTTTACCGGACTTTTAGTTTTTTCCTGTGAAAAAGATGAGGATCAAGCTGTTATTAATGAAACGTCTGCCAGTAAGATATCTGCTGATAAAAGTGCCATTGTTCTTAATGAGCTCAATGCGAATGATGCTGTAATCAGTTTTACATGGACAAAGCCAACGTTTAGTATTGCCGTAGTTCCCAATCAGAAAGTAGAATTCGGAATCAAAGGTGATGGTTTCAAAAAAAGTGCTGTTATTGATTTCTCCAATGATATGACTTCAGGCTCTGTAACTCATGCAGCAATGAATGCAGCAATGTTTTCTATTGGAGCTGTGCCGGATGCTGTGAATGATATTGAGGCGAGGTTGAAAACTTCTGTAGGATCAGCCATTTTTTACTCAAATGTAATTGCACTTAAAGTAACACCTTATACTCCAAACCCTGATTTGGTATATCCTAAGATTAATGTTCCTGGTAGTTATGCGGGAGCAGCAGGTTATGCAAACTGGACTCCTGGAAATTCCCCGAATTTGTTTTCTCCAGGAAAAAATGATGAATACAGAGGGTTTATTTGGATCAACACTGTTTCTGGTGATGATGATGGTAAATATAAATTCTCTATCAATGAGGACTGGCCCGGAAATAAAGGAGACGATGGAACCAATACCGGAAAATTGAAATTAGATGGACCGAACATAAAAGCTCCTGCAGTGGGAACCTATTATATTAAGGTAAATTGGGCCGCAAACACTTATTCTTCTGTGTTGGCAAACTTTGGTGTTATTGGTGATGCAACCCCTACAGGGTGGAACTCAGATACAGATTTTGTATATAATCCTGCAACCAAAACTTTTGTGATTAATTCAATTGCATTATCTAATACCGGAGTATTTAAATTCCGAGCCAATGATGATTGGGCGATGAAATTCCAGCCGAACAAAGATGATGAAGCGCTTACTTCGGGAAAAGGTGTACAAACCTATTTCAATGCTGAAGGAACCGTAGAAAAAGATGGCGGATACAAAGTTTCTCAGGCAGGTAATTATAAAATTGAACTGGATTTACACAATTCAGCATATTACAAGCTAACCATTACTAAATTGTAA
- a CDS encoding glycoside hydrolase family 97 protein — MKKITVGALLLSMMFTGVKAQSLKSPDGKFEMSFQLKEGVPYYNLKYNGAVVVEDSKLGLRLFKDTAIKFASEIAKSEDAKYDLNNGFAKTDEKRDSKNETWQPVLGEKKNYINNYNELAVTLNQASTDRSIVVKFRLFNDGLGFRYEFPQQKNLNYFVIREEDSEIDFPTDMKAWWMVADYDSQEYQYQETKVSEIPSKWDKAFDANASQSLVKNAVQSPLMLKKEGKEPLYINVAEAAVLDYPASHLEVDAQNYKFKTHLTADRQGAKGYIQTPSVTPWRTIIVAPKAEQVMDSKMIFNLNEPTKYTDTSYIHPTKYMGVWWEMIIGKSQWAYSTAENVHLGKTDFAKLTPNGKHAANNTKVKEYIDFAAENGFQGLLIEGWNIGWEDWFGHSKEFVFDFITPYPDFDIKMLNEYAHSKGIKLIMHHETSGSATNYERWADKAFQTMNKYGYDAVKTGYVGDIIPRGEHHYSQWTINHFYRIAEKANDYKIMVNSHESVRPTGESRTYPNYISAEAARGTEYEAFGGNKPDHQTVLPFTRWMGGSMDYTPGIFQTKLDYYFPGDNRFVKTTLVKQLALYVTMYMPLQMAADLPENYKKHMDAFQFIKDVAADWDDTKILSAEPGDYVITARKAKGTENWFVGGITDENKREYTVDFSFLDKGKKYEATIYEDGKDADYIDNPQSYNIYKKEITAKSKINFKMVRSGGFAISIKPVK, encoded by the coding sequence ATGAAGAAAATTACAGTTGGAGCGCTTTTGCTCTCAATGATGTTTACAGGTGTGAAAGCCCAATCTTTAAAATCTCCGGACGGGAAGTTTGAAATGAGTTTTCAGCTGAAAGAAGGAGTACCTTACTATAACCTGAAATACAACGGTGCAGTAGTAGTTGAAGATTCTAAATTGGGATTGAGATTATTTAAAGACACAGCCATAAAATTTGCTTCTGAAATAGCCAAATCAGAAGATGCAAAATACGATCTGAATAACGGTTTTGCAAAAACAGATGAAAAAAGAGACTCCAAAAATGAAACCTGGCAGCCGGTTTTAGGAGAAAAGAAAAATTATATCAATAATTACAACGAACTGGCAGTTACCCTTAATCAGGCTTCTACAGACAGAAGTATTGTGGTAAAGTTCAGATTGTTTAATGATGGATTAGGATTCCGATATGAATTCCCACAGCAAAAGAACCTTAATTACTTTGTGATCAGAGAAGAAGATTCTGAAATCGATTTCCCTACCGATATGAAGGCATGGTGGATGGTTGCAGATTATGACTCTCAGGAATACCAGTATCAGGAAACTAAAGTTTCTGAAATTCCTTCAAAATGGGACAAAGCATTTGATGCGAATGCTTCCCAGTCATTGGTGAAAAATGCAGTTCAGTCTCCGCTGATGCTTAAAAAAGAAGGAAAAGAGCCTTTATATATCAACGTTGCTGAAGCTGCGGTATTAGATTATCCTGCTTCACACCTGGAAGTAGATGCTCAGAATTATAAATTCAAAACGCATTTGACGGCTGACAGACAGGGAGCAAAAGGATATATTCAAACTCCGTCAGTAACCCCTTGGAGAACAATTATTGTAGCTCCGAAAGCAGAGCAGGTAATGGATTCTAAAATGATCTTTAACCTTAATGAGCCTACAAAATACACCGATACTTCTTATATTCACCCTACAAAATACATGGGGGTCTGGTGGGAAATGATCATCGGGAAATCTCAGTGGGCATATTCTACTGCTGAAAATGTTCATTTAGGTAAAACAGATTTTGCTAAATTGACTCCAAACGGAAAACACGCTGCAAACAATACAAAAGTTAAAGAATATATTGACTTTGCTGCAGAAAACGGATTCCAGGGATTATTGATTGAAGGCTGGAATATCGGCTGGGAAGACTGGTTCGGACACTCAAAAGAATTTGTTTTCGATTTCATTACCCCTTACCCGGATTTCGATATCAAAATGTTGAATGAATATGCGCATTCAAAAGGAATTAAGCTGATCATGCACCATGAAACTTCAGGTTCTGCAACAAACTACGAAAGATGGGCAGATAAAGCATTCCAAACGATGAATAAATACGGTTATGATGCTGTGAAAACCGGATATGTAGGAGATATTATTCCTAGAGGAGAACATCATTATTCTCAATGGACAATTAACCACTTCTATAGAATTGCTGAAAAAGCAAACGACTATAAAATCATGGTCAATTCTCATGAATCTGTAAGACCTACAGGAGAAAGCCGTACCTACCCGAATTATATTTCTGCAGAAGCAGCACGTGGAACAGAGTACGAAGCTTTCGGAGGAAACAAGCCTGATCACCAGACAGTTCTTCCGTTTACAAGATGGATGGGAGGTTCTATGGATTATACACCAGGTATTTTCCAGACGAAGTTAGATTATTATTTCCCTGGAGATAACCGTTTCGTAAAAACTACTCTGGTAAAACAATTGGCTCTTTATGTAACCATGTATATGCCGCTTCAGATGGCTGCAGATCTTCCTGAAAACTACAAAAAGCATATGGATGCATTCCAGTTTATCAAGGATGTAGCAGCAGATTGGGATGATACAAAAATCTTATCCGCTGAACCTGGTGATTATGTGATTACAGCAAGAAAAGCAAAAGGAACTGAAAACTGGTTTGTAGGAGGTATTACCGATGAAAACAAACGTGAATATACGGTAGACTTCTCATTCCTGGATAAAGGAAAGAAATATGAAGCAACGATCTATGAAGATGGAAAAGATGCTGATTATATTGATAATCCTCAAAGCTATAATATCTATAAGAAAGAAATTACAGCCAAGTCAAAAATTAATTTTAAAATGGTAAGAAGCGGCGGTTTCGCAATTTCTATTAAGCCTGTAAAATAA
- a CDS encoding sterol desaturase family protein: MFDFSSMFQAEGPDVVYTWTIPVFAVIIFVEMAYSHFNKEKIYETKDVATNVLFALLNYGLDIIMKGFSLFVMMFFYHHRIFDWQEGIWYWIAVFLAQDFAYYVHHYVDHHSRVFWAVHITHHNSDYFNISTGFRSPVFQPLYRYLFFSPLAFMGFHPWHILVAYSAIQIYGTFVHTQSIKSMGFLEYILVTPSHHRVHHACNIKYLDRNMGMGLIIWDKIFGTFEKEDPEVPVKYGIYPKMESKDPATTLFYEWRRIGKDIRQPGLSFKDRVKYLFNSPGWRHDGTGKTVKQFQKEYLEKIKNKTSAVKKEPVPETEYEYTEALDK; the protein is encoded by the coding sequence ATGTTTGATTTCAGTAGTATGTTCCAAGCTGAGGGGCCAGATGTTGTTTACACATGGACCATCCCTGTGTTTGCTGTGATTATTTTTGTAGAAATGGCTTACAGCCACTTTAATAAAGAGAAAATTTACGAAACTAAAGATGTAGCAACCAATGTTCTTTTTGCTTTGCTCAACTATGGGTTAGACATCATCATGAAAGGGTTCTCTTTGTTTGTCATGATGTTTTTTTATCATCACCGTATTTTCGACTGGCAAGAGGGAATCTGGTATTGGATTGCTGTATTTCTCGCTCAGGATTTCGCTTATTATGTTCATCATTATGTAGATCATCACTCGCGTGTCTTCTGGGCTGTACATATTACCCATCACAATTCTGATTATTTTAACATCAGTACGGGATTCAGAAGTCCTGTTTTTCAACCTTTGTACAGGTATTTATTTTTCTCTCCATTAGCATTTATGGGCTTTCATCCATGGCATATTCTGGTTGCGTATTCTGCTATACAGATTTATGGCACTTTTGTTCATACACAATCTATTAAAAGCATGGGATTTTTAGAATATATCCTGGTTACTCCTTCTCATCATAGAGTACATCATGCTTGTAATATCAAATATCTGGACCGTAATATGGGAATGGGACTCATTATCTGGGATAAGATTTTTGGAACATTCGAAAAGGAGGATCCTGAGGTTCCTGTGAAATATGGCATTTATCCTAAGATGGAGTCTAAAGATCCGGCAACAACTCTATTCTATGAATGGCGAAGAATAGGAAAAGATATCAGACAGCCGGGACTTTCCTTCAAAGACCGTGTTAAGTATCTTTTTAACTCCCCGGGATGGAGGCATGACGGTACAGGTAAAACAGTAAAGCAGTTTCAAAAGGAATATCTTGAGAAAATAAAAAATAAGACTTCTGCGGTAAAAAAAGAGCCAGTTCCAGAAACAGAATATGAATATACTGAAGCATTGGATAAGTAA